The following coding sequences are from one Pongo abelii isolate AG06213 chromosome 3, NHGRI_mPonAbe1-v2.0_pri, whole genome shotgun sequence window:
- the HNRNPD gene encoding heterogeneous nuclear ribonucleoprotein D0 isoform X2 gives MSEEQFGGDGAAAAATAAVGGSAGEQEGAMVAATQGAAAAAGSGAGTGGGTASGGTEGGSAESEGAKIDASKNEEDEGKMFIGGLSWDTTKKDLKDYFSKFGEVVDCTLKLDPITGRSRGFGFVLFKESESVDKVMDQKEHKLNGKVIDPKRAKAMKTKEPVKKIFVGGLSPDTPEEKIREYFGGFGEVESIELPMDNKTNKRRGFCFITFKEEEPVKKIMEKKYHNVGLSKCEIKVAMSKEQYQQQQQWGSRGGFAGRARGRGGGPSQNWNQGYSNYWNQGYGNYGYNSQGYGGYGGYDYTGYNNYYGYGDYSNQQSGYGKVSRRGGHQNSYKPY, from the exons ATGTCGGAGGAGCAGTTCGGCGGGgacggggcggcggcggcggcaacGGCGGCGGTAGGCGGCTCGGCGGGCGAGCAGGAGGGAGCCATGGTGGCGGCGACACAGggggcagcggcggcggcgggaagTGGAGCCGGGACCGGGGGCGGAACCGCGTCTGGAGGCACCGAAGGGGGCAGCGCCGAGTCGGAGGGGGCGAAGATTGACGCCAGTAAGAACGAGGAGGATGAAGG GAAAATGTTTATAGGAGGCCTTAGCTGGGACACTACAAAGAAAGATCTGAAGGACTACTTTTCCAAATTTGGTGAAGTTGTAGACTGCACTCTGAAGTTAGATCCTATCACAGGGCGATCAAGGGGTTTTGGCTTTGTGCTATTTAAAGAATCGGAGAGTGTAGATAAG GTCATGGATCAAAAAGAACATAAATTGAATGGGAAGGTGATTGATCCTAAAAGGGCCAAAGCCATGAAAACAAAAGAGccggttaaaaaaatttttgttggtGGCCTTTCTCCAGATACACCTGAAGAGAAAATAAGGGAGTACTTTGGTGGTTTTGGTGAG GTGGAATCCATAGAGCTCCCCATGGACAACAAGACCAATAAGAGGCGTGGATTCTGCTTTATTACCTTTAAGGAAGAAGAACCAGTGAAGAAGATAATGGAAAAGAAATACCACAATGTTGGTCTTAGTAAA tgtGAAATAAAAGTAGCCATGTCGAAGGAACAATATCAGCAACAGCAACAGTGGGGATCTAGAGGAGGATTTGCAGGAAGAGCTCGTGGAAGAGGTGGTG GCCCCAGTCAAAACTGGAACCAGGGATATAGTAACTATTGGAATCAAGGCTATGGCAACTATGGATATAACAGCCAAGGTTACGGTGGTTATGGAGGATATGACTACACTGGTTACAACAACTACTATGGATATGGTGATTATAGCA acCAGCAGAGTGGTTATGGGAAGGTATCCAGGCGAGGTGGTCATCAAAATAGCTACAAACCATACTAA
- the HNRNPD gene encoding heterogeneous nuclear ribonucleoprotein D0 isoform X1 — MSEEQFGGDGAAAAATAAVGGSAGEQEGAMVAATQGAAAAAGSGAGTGGGTASGGTEGGSAESEGAKIDASKNEEDEGHSNSSPRHSEAATAQREEWKMFIGGLSWDTTKKDLKDYFSKFGEVVDCTLKLDPITGRSRGFGFVLFKESESVDKVMDQKEHKLNGKVIDPKRAKAMKTKEPVKKIFVGGLSPDTPEEKIREYFGGFGEVESIELPMDNKTNKRRGFCFITFKEEEPVKKIMEKKYHNVGLSKCEIKVAMSKEQYQQQQQWGSRGGFAGRARGRGGGPSQNWNQGYSNYWNQGYGNYGYNSQGYGGYGGYDYTGYNNYYGYGDYSNQQSGYGKVSRRGGHQNSYKPY, encoded by the exons ATGTCGGAGGAGCAGTTCGGCGGGgacggggcggcggcggcggcaacGGCGGCGGTAGGCGGCTCGGCGGGCGAGCAGGAGGGAGCCATGGTGGCGGCGACACAGggggcagcggcggcggcgggaagTGGAGCCGGGACCGGGGGCGGAACCGCGTCTGGAGGCACCGAAGGGGGCAGCGCCGAGTCGGAGGGGGCGAAGATTGACGCCAGTAAGAACGAGGAGGATGAAGG CCATTCAAACTCCTCCCCACGACACTCTGAAGCAGCGACGGCACAGCGGGAAGAATg GAAAATGTTTATAGGAGGCCTTAGCTGGGACACTACAAAGAAAGATCTGAAGGACTACTTTTCCAAATTTGGTGAAGTTGTAGACTGCACTCTGAAGTTAGATCCTATCACAGGGCGATCAAGGGGTTTTGGCTTTGTGCTATTTAAAGAATCGGAGAGTGTAGATAAG GTCATGGATCAAAAAGAACATAAATTGAATGGGAAGGTGATTGATCCTAAAAGGGCCAAAGCCATGAAAACAAAAGAGccggttaaaaaaatttttgttggtGGCCTTTCTCCAGATACACCTGAAGAGAAAATAAGGGAGTACTTTGGTGGTTTTGGTGAG GTGGAATCCATAGAGCTCCCCATGGACAACAAGACCAATAAGAGGCGTGGATTCTGCTTTATTACCTTTAAGGAAGAAGAACCAGTGAAGAAGATAATGGAAAAGAAATACCACAATGTTGGTCTTAGTAAA tgtGAAATAAAAGTAGCCATGTCGAAGGAACAATATCAGCAACAGCAACAGTGGGGATCTAGAGGAGGATTTGCAGGAAGAGCTCGTGGAAGAGGTGGTG GCCCCAGTCAAAACTGGAACCAGGGATATAGTAACTATTGGAATCAAGGCTATGGCAACTATGGATATAACAGCCAAGGTTACGGTGGTTATGGAGGATATGACTACACTGGTTACAACAACTACTATGGATATGGTGATTATAGCA acCAGCAGAGTGGTTATGGGAAGGTATCCAGGCGAGGTGGTCATCAAAATAGCTACAAACCATACTAA
- the HNRNPD gene encoding heterogeneous nuclear ribonucleoprotein D0 isoform X3 produces MSEEQFGGDGAAAAATAAVGGSAGEQEGAMVAATQGAAAAAGSGAGTGGGTASGGTEGGSAESEGAKIDASKNEEDEGHSNSSPRHSEAATAQREEWKMFIGGLSWDTTKKDLKDYFSKFGEVVDCTLKLDPITGRSRGFGFVLFKESESVDKVMDQKEHKLNGKVIDPKRAKAMKTKEPVKKIFVGGLSPDTPEEKIREYFGGFGEVESIELPMDNKTNKRRGFCFITFKEEEPVKKIMEKKYHNVGLSKCEIKVAMSKEQYQQQQQWGSRGGFAGRARGRGGDQQSGYGKVSRRGGHQNSYKPY; encoded by the exons ATGTCGGAGGAGCAGTTCGGCGGGgacggggcggcggcggcggcaacGGCGGCGGTAGGCGGCTCGGCGGGCGAGCAGGAGGGAGCCATGGTGGCGGCGACACAGggggcagcggcggcggcgggaagTGGAGCCGGGACCGGGGGCGGAACCGCGTCTGGAGGCACCGAAGGGGGCAGCGCCGAGTCGGAGGGGGCGAAGATTGACGCCAGTAAGAACGAGGAGGATGAAGG CCATTCAAACTCCTCCCCACGACACTCTGAAGCAGCGACGGCACAGCGGGAAGAATg GAAAATGTTTATAGGAGGCCTTAGCTGGGACACTACAAAGAAAGATCTGAAGGACTACTTTTCCAAATTTGGTGAAGTTGTAGACTGCACTCTGAAGTTAGATCCTATCACAGGGCGATCAAGGGGTTTTGGCTTTGTGCTATTTAAAGAATCGGAGAGTGTAGATAAG GTCATGGATCAAAAAGAACATAAATTGAATGGGAAGGTGATTGATCCTAAAAGGGCCAAAGCCATGAAAACAAAAGAGccggttaaaaaaatttttgttggtGGCCTTTCTCCAGATACACCTGAAGAGAAAATAAGGGAGTACTTTGGTGGTTTTGGTGAG GTGGAATCCATAGAGCTCCCCATGGACAACAAGACCAATAAGAGGCGTGGATTCTGCTTTATTACCTTTAAGGAAGAAGAACCAGTGAAGAAGATAATGGAAAAGAAATACCACAATGTTGGTCTTAGTAAA tgtGAAATAAAAGTAGCCATGTCGAAGGAACAATATCAGCAACAGCAACAGTGGGGATCTAGAGGAGGATTTGCAGGAAGAGCTCGTGGAAGAGGTGGTG acCAGCAGAGTGGTTATGGGAAGGTATCCAGGCGAGGTGGTCATCAAAATAGCTACAAACCATACTAA